A stretch of Ischnura elegans chromosome 4, ioIscEleg1.1, whole genome shotgun sequence DNA encodes these proteins:
- the LOC124157817 gene encoding uncharacterized protein LOC124157817, translated as MHFKFVNLLTIIALCGGCLGISIELQKNGATFTQDDSAPDRACTREGIMCLDCKTLVSCRKNSNGDGFAVDKVLLCPEYAPCDESKLGCSTDAEPRCRYKKFECADTGLEYEQVYPDPYSCTQYHGCVGDEMYHYTCLGDSSFDIINQNCSGKITDDGCKMQPIDLCVAASENRPVGKSEVFQCKCIEDTKNKIIYPEITLIHPPTTPSTNATTTKTTPTTPHN; from the exons ATGCATTTCAAGTTCGTGAACCTGCTAACA ATCATCGCTCTTTGTGGAGGATGCCTGGGTATATCCATAGAGCTGCAGAAGAATGGCGCTACTTTCACGCAAGACGATAGCGCTCCAGACCGAGCGTGCACGAGGGAAGGGATCATGTGCCTGGACTGTAAAACCTTGGTTAGCTGCAGGAAAAACAGCAATGGCGACGGTTTCGCCGTCGATAAAGTGCTTCTTTGCCCGGAATACGCTCCCTGCGATGAATCAAAACTAGGCTGTTCCACTGATGCGGAACCCAGATGCAG GTACAAGAAATTTGAGTGCGCAGATACGGGCTTAGAATATGAGCAAGTATATCCGGATCCATATTCTTGCACACAGTATCACGGCTGCGTGGGCGATGAGATGTACCACTACACATGTCTAGGTGACTCCAGTTTTGACATAATAAATCAAAACTGCTCCGGGAAGATTACCGACGATGGATGCAAAATGCAACCCATTGACTTGTGCGTGGCAGCGAGTGAAAACCGTCCAGTTGGTAAAAGCGAAGTATTTCAATGCAAATGCATCGAAGATACgaagaacaaaatcatatacCCGGAGATCACTTTAATCCATCCACCAACGACTCCTTCTACAAATGCGACGACCACAAAAACAACACCTACAACACCTCATAACTGA